From a single bacterium genomic region:
- a CDS encoding nucleotidyltransferase domain-containing protein — protein MNRPRLNKTEEKALSEFRERLLREFASRIVLIKLYGSRARGERHWYSDVDVLVVVKRLTKKFKGKVLDIECEIDEKYGYKSHISSTEMSLAEYKWMLRRDWPFIVNVEEDGIELWRHPEIEINP, from the coding sequence GTGAACCGACCAAGGCTAAATAAGACCGAAGAAAAAGCCCTATCTGAATTTAGGGAGCGGCTGCTAAGGGAATTTGCTTCACGAATAGTGTTAATTAAACTTTATGGCTCTCGGGCAAGAGGAGAGCGACATTGGTATTCAGATGTAGATGTCCTGGTTGTAGTAAAGAGGTTGACTAAAAAATTCAAAGGAAAGGTGCTTGATATTGAGTGTGAGATAGATGAAAAATATGGTTATAAATCACATATCTCATCTACAGAAATGTCGTTAGCTGAATATAAATGGATGCTTAGAAGAGACTGGCCTTTTATTGTTAATGTTGAAGAGGATGGAATAGAGTTGTGGAGGCATCCCGAGATAGAAATAAATCCTTAA
- a CDS encoding HEPN domain-containing protein codes for MEASRDRNKSLNGRDYLKSARQKLKSAKVLLDTGNYGDSISRSYYAFLDAATAVLIIKDLLPKSHTGAIDLFSLHFIKTDLVETKYIKWFRRIKKDREDADYKHRKEFTKEDTEETYCEVEAFVKMIEELFPKLLKGRD; via the coding sequence GTGGAGGCATCCCGAGATAGAAATAAATCCTTAAACGGAAGAGATTACCTTAAATCAGCGAGACAGAAATTAAAGAGTGCTAAAGTCTTGCTTGATACAGGTAATTATGGTGACTCTATCTCTAGGTCTTACTATGCATTTTTAGATGCGGCTACAGCTGTTTTGATCATAAAGGATTTATTGCCTAAATCCCATACCGGCGCAATCGATCTATTCAGTCTTCATTTTATAAAGACTGATTTAGTCGAGACAAAATATATTAAGTGGTTTAGGCGAATAAAAAAAGATAGAGAAGATGCAGACTATAAACACAGAAAAGAATTTACTAAAGAGGATACCGAAGAAACTTATTGCGAAGTAGAGGCGTTTGTAAAGATGATTGAGGAGCTATTCCCTAAGCTCCTTAAAGGAAGGGATTGA